TTCGTTGAGCTCTAAAATCGTTTTTTCTGCTTTGGATGCCCAGGTAGCAGGAGAAATAGAGAGCAGTCTGGCTCGCAAAGGGCATTGGGTGATTTCCAACTGCCGCAATCATCGCTATGATCCTGATGTTCCTTTGCTCATCCCTGAAGTGAATCCTGAGCAGCTGCATTGGATTAAACGGCAACAATTCGGTGGCGGGGTGATTGTGACAAATCCAAACTGTTCTGTGATCGGATTGGCTCTCACTTTAAAACCTTTGGTAGAGGCATTTGGTGTTGAGCAAGTGCATGTGGTCACGCTTCAAGCAGTATCGGGAGCAGGTTTCCGAGCGCGCACTATTTTGGATATTGATGACAATGTCATCCCTTATATTTCAGGAGAAGAAGAAAAAATAGAGAAAGAGTTGGACAAAATTCTTTGCATCAAAAGAGTGAGTGCACAGTGCAACAGAGTTTCAGTCTCCGATGGCCATACGCAATGCGTATCTGTGAAGCTATCGCAAACCGCTTCTCTTGAGGAGATCAAATCTGCCTGGACTGCCTTTCGCTCTCCCGTTCTTCCTTCATCTCCTTCAAAACCTATCCATTATTTCAACGAAGAGAGTTATCCCCAGCCAAAGCTTCACAGGATGTTAGAAAAAGGAATGGCAGTTTCTGTTGGACGTTTGAGAAAGTGTTCTTTATTTGATATTAAATACGCAACCCTTTCGCACAATACAATCAGAGGGGCTGCAGGCTGTGCGATCATGAATGCGGAATTACTGATTGATCACCACTATAATGGAGACATTGTCGGTGCTTCCTCGCTGATAGGCCAATGTCCGTAAATGTTCTGCTGCTTCCAATGAGTTTTTTCCTTTGATGCTGTCAACAGCTGTTTGTCCCTCGATTACATCCCAAAGTCCGTCGCAAGCGATAATTAATGTGTGGTCTTTGCTGTCTATCTCTATTTTTTTTACCGTAGGCCTGGCAGAGACGCTTGGATGCGGCAGATCTCCGATTGAACGCGCCATATCCAAAGAGGCATCGACTCTTCCGTAACTGACAATGCCGCCGCGCATATAAATTTCTTGATAATAGCGAGGGTGTGTTGGTTTGGCTGCTTCGGTCAACTGGATCGCTTTGCCATTTAAATTGATGACCGCTCCTGAATCGCCGACATTAGCGACCCAAAGCTCTTTTTGATTGATATACAAAGCAATCGCTGCTGTGGTTCCAGAAATATCTTTCCACCCCTCAACTTGAAAGGAGAGTTGTTTCCAGGATTCATCAATTGACACGCATGTTTCAATAAGCGTTTGATAGATATGCTCATCGTTTAGCTCTGCAAGTTGATTGAAGCGGTTTTTTAATTGTTTTGGCAGTTCTTCAGCTGTGTATTGAGCACAAGTTTTTCCTCCATGTCCATCAAAAACAGCAAATAGATCGATGGAGGCTGTTTCTAACGAAAAATATTCTGTAACAAATGCGTCTTCCATCTCTTCCCGTATCCCCTGTCCGGCTGCTATGGCAGCATCAAATGAAGAGGAATTCAGCTGGCGGGAAAAAGTTGCTCCCATAGGCAGCTCTTCACGCGAGTCATCCGCTAGAGAGCAGGGGATTTCTTTGAAAAGCTCTTGGCAAATCTGTTCTTCAGACCATTTTCGATGATCCTGCCAATGGCGGACAACTGTGAAATATTGTTGAATATAGTTATCGTGAGGGGCGATCGTATAGGCGGGATTTAGTTTCAAATAACAATCGATTGCCTTTTCCATTGCTGTTTTTGTACATGCATGTTCTTTCGAATTGTAAATCAGAGAAAATGCAGCTTTTACAAAGAATTCCATCGCCTTGTTGTAGTCTTTTTTATCGTAAAAGATCTTAGCGGATCGAAGTGCATTTTCTGGATCAACGTCCATTTTGGATACCTAAAAATGATGTATACCGAATCATATGCGATTACAAATTTTTTTGGCACGTTTCTTGGATGTTTAATAGAAAATTGGAGGTACCAATGGCAGAAAATAAAAAGACGATTAAGACTCAGCCTTC
This genomic window from Waddlia chondrophila WSU 86-1044 contains:
- a CDS encoding PP2C family serine/threonine-protein phosphatase, which encodes MDVDPENALRSAKIFYDKKDYNKAMEFFVKAAFSLIYNSKEHACTKTAMEKAIDCYLKLNPAYTIAPHDNYIQQYFTVVRHWQDHRKWSEEQICQELFKEIPCSLADDSREELPMGATFSRQLNSSSFDAAIAAGQGIREEMEDAFVTEYFSLETASIDLFAVFDGHGGKTCAQYTAEELPKQLKNRFNQLAELNDEHIYQTLIETCVSIDESWKQLSFQVEGWKDISGTTAAIALYINQKELWVANVGDSGAVINLNGKAIQLTEAAKPTHPRYYQEIYMRGGIVSYGRVDASLDMARSIGDLPHPSVSARPTVKKIEIDSKDHTLIIACDGLWDVIEGQTAVDSIKGKNSLEAAEHLRTLAYQRGSTDNVSIIVVINQ
- the asd gene encoding aspartate-semialdehyde dehydrogenase, with the translated sequence MKRKIPVAILGATGSVGQSFVRLLKDHPWFYIAELVASKRSAGKKFGDFVPNTHLEDHFIKAVSDSLSSKIVFSALDAQVAGEIESSLARKGHWVISNCRNHRYDPDVPLLIPEVNPEQLHWIKRQQFGGGVIVTNPNCSVIGLALTLKPLVEAFGVEQVHVVTLQAVSGAGFRARTILDIDDNVIPYISGEEEKIEKELDKILCIKRVSAQCNRVSVSDGHTQCVSVKLSQTASLEEIKSAWTAFRSPVLPSSPSKPIHYFNEESYPQPKLHRMLEKGMAVSVGRLRKCSLFDIKYATLSHNTIRGAAGCAIMNAELLIDHHYNGDIVGASSLIGQCP